Proteins encoded in a region of the Sugiyamaella lignohabitans strain CBS 10342 chromosome B, complete sequence genome:
- the MVD1 gene encoding diphosphomevalonate decarboxylase MVD1 (Mevalonate pyrophosphate decarboxylase; essential enzyme involved in the biosynthesis of isoprenoids and sterols, including ergosterol; acts as a homodimer; GO_component: GO:0005737 - cytoplasm [Evidence IDA] [PMID 14562095]; GO_function: GO:0005524 - ATP binding [Evidence IEA,IEA]; GO_function: GO:0004163 - diphosphomevalonate decarboxylase activity [Evidence IEA,IEA]; GO_function: GO:0004163 - diphosphomevalonate decarboxylase activity [Evidence IDA,IMP] [PMID 15169949]; GO_function: GO:0004163 - diphosphomevalonate decarboxylase activity [Evidence IMP] [PMID 1779710]; GO_function: GO:0016829 - lyase activity [Evidence IEA]; GO_function: GO:0000166 - nucleotide binding [Evidence IEA]; GO_process: GO:0019287 - isopentenyl diphosphate biosynthetic process, mevalonate pathway [Evidence IEA]; GO_process: GO:0008299 - isoprenoid biosynthetic process [Evidence IEA]; GO_process: GO:0006629 - lipid metabolic process [Evidence IEA]; GO_process: GO:0006694 - steroid biosynthetic process [Evidence IEA]; GO_process: GO:0008202 - steroid metabolic process [Evidence IEA]; GO_process: GO:0016126 - sterol biosynthetic process [Evidence IEA]; GO_process: GO:0016126 - sterol biosynthetic process [Evidence IMP] [PMID 9244250]), whose product MDAIYKATVTAPVNIATLKYWGKRDVALNLPTNSSISVTLSQNDLRTTTTASASLLYTEDELYLNGSKEDVSSKRIQTLFRELRALRKAEEDKQTGSLVPLSKYYLRIVSENNFPTAAGLASSAAGFAALVKAVAELYQLPQSNEELSILARQGSGSACRSLFGGYVAWEMGSKADGSDSKAVQIAPYEHWPEMKAAILVVSAERKDTPSTSGMQLTVKTSSLFKERVNSVVPQRFEQMKKSILEKDFETFAHLTMADSNQFHATCLDSYPPIFYLNDVSRAAIRLVEDINKVAGEVVAAYTFDAGPNAVIYYLAQNEQLVLGPLRAALKNLPAWKEESHSHIQELMSDDFDKRWVNTLHSGIERIILTGVGQGPQLSTNSLIDKNGNLWGSSF is encoded by the coding sequence ATGGACGCCATTTACAAGGCCACTGTGACAGCTCCTGTCAACATTGCTACTCTCAAATACTGGGGAAAGCGTGATGTGGCTCTCAACCTTCCTACTAATTCTTCCATTTCGGTGACTTTATCACAGAATGACTTGAGAACTACAACCACTGCATCTGCTTCTCTCTTATATACTGAGGATGAACTGTACCTCAATGGTTCTAAAGAAGATGTGAGCTCAAAGAGAATTCAAACCCTTTTCAGAGAGCTGCGTGCTTTGCGTAAGGCCGAAGAGGACAAGCAGACTGGATCTTTAGTCCCTCTCAGTAAATACTACTTGCGCATTGTATCTGAGAACAACTTCcctactgctgctggactCGCTTCTTCGGCAGCTGGATTTGCTGCTCTTGTCAAGGCAGTTGCTGAACTCTATCAGCTTCCTCAATCTAATGAGGAGCTTTCCATTCTCGCTCGTCAGGGATCTGGTTCTGCCTGTAGATCTCTATTTGGCGGTTATGTTGCTTGGGAGATGGGTTCCAAGGCTGATGGTTCTGATTCAAAAGCTGTTCAGATTGCTCCTTATGAGCACTGGCCTGAGATGAAGGCTGCCATTCTAGTTGTTAGTGCTGAGCGTAAAGACACCCCCTCTACTAGTGGTATGCAATTGACTGTCAAGACCTCATCTCTCTTCAAGGAAAGAGTCAACTCTGTTGTTCCACAGCGTTTTGAGCAAATGAAGAAAAGCATTCTTGAAAAGGATTTCGAGACCTTTGCTCATCTTACTATGGCCGATTCTAATCAATTCCATGCCACCTGTCTTGATAGTTACCCACCTATTTTCTACCTCAACGATGTATCTCGTGCAGCAATTCGTCTCGTTGAAGATATTAACAAGGTAGCTGGTGAGGTGGTTGCCGCATATACCTTTGATGCTGGTCCAAATGCCGTTATCTATTACCTTGCTCAAAATGAGCAACTGGTTCTTGGACCCTTACGGGCTGCTCTCAAGAACCTCCCAGCTtggaaagaagaatccCACTCCCATATCCAAGAACTAATGTCGGACGACTTTGACAAGCGTTGGGTGAATACTCTCCACTCTGGAATTGAGCGCATTATTCTCACTGGTGTTGGGCAGGGTCCTCAACTCTCAACCAATTCCCTCATAGATAAGAATGGTAACCTCTGGGGTTCGTCtttctaa
- the RPS1A gene encoding ribosomal 40S subunit protein S1A (Ribosomal protein 10 (rp10) of the small (40S) subunit; homologous to mammalian ribosomal protein S3A, no bacterial homolog; RPS1A has a paralog, RPS1B, that arose from the whole genome duplication; GO_component: GO:0030686 - 90S preribosome [Evidence IDA] [PMID 12150911]; GO_component: GO:0005737 - cytoplasm [Evidence IEA,IEA]; GO_component: GO:0022627 - cytosolic small ribosomal subunit [Evidence IEA]; GO_component: GO:0022627 - cytosolic small ribosomal subunit [Evidence NAS] [PMID 9559554]; GO_component: GO:0005622 - intracellular [Evidence IEA]; GO_component: GO:0030529 - ribonucleoprotein complex [Evidence IEA]; GO_component: GO:0005840 - ribosome [Evidence IEA,IEA]; GO_function: GO:0003735 - structural constituent of ribosome [Evidence IEA,IEA]; GO_function: GO:0003735 - structural constituent of ribosome [Evidence NAS] [PMID 9559554]; GO_process: GO:0002181 - cytoplasmic translation [Evidence NAS] [PMID 9559554]; GO_process: GO:0000462 - maturation of SSU-rRNA from tricistronic rRNA transcript (SSU-rRNA, 5.8S rRNA, LSU-rRNA) [Evidence IGI] [PMID 16246728]; GO_process: GO:0006412 - translation [Evidence IEA,IEA]) has translation MAVGKNKRLSKGKKGIKKKVVDPFTRKDWYNIKAPTTFENRDVGKTLVNRSTGLKNANDELKGRIVDVSLADLQGQEDHSFRRIKLRVDEVQGKNLLTNFHGLDFTSDKLRSFVRKWQTLIEANVTVKTSDDYVIRLFAIAFTKRSANQIKKTTYAQSSQIRQIRKKMVEIMTREASNVTLAQLTAKLIPEVIGREIEKATQGIYPLQNVHVRKVKLLKQPKFDLGALLALHGEGAGSEETGKKVPREFKDVVLESV, from the coding sequence ATGGCTGTCGGAAAGAATAAGAGATTGAGTAAAGGAAAGAAGGGAATTAAGAAGAAGGTCGTCGACCCTTTCACCCGTAAGGACTGGTACAACATCAAGGCTCCCACCACCTTCGAGAACCGTGATGTTGGTAAGACTTTAGTCAACAGATCCACTGGTCTTAAGAACGCCAATGACGAGCTCAAGGGCCGTATTGTCGATGTCTCTTTGGCTGATTTACAAGGACAAGAGGACCACTCTTTCCGTCGTATCAAGCTCAGAGTTGACGAGGTCCAAGGCAAGAACTTGCTCACCAACTTCCACGGTTTGGACTTCACTTCTGACAAGCTCCGTTCTTTCGTTAGAAAGTGGCAAACTTTGATCGAGGCCAATGTCACTGTCAAGACCTCTGATGACTACGTTATCCGTCTTTTCGCCATTGCCTTCACCAAGAGATCTGCCAaccaaatcaagaagaccaCATATGCCCAAAGCTCTCAAATCCGTCAAATCAGAAAGAAGATGGTTGAGATCATGACCAGAGAGGCTTCTAACGTCACTTTGGCTCAACTCACTGCCAAGCTCATTCCTGAGGTCATTGGCCGTGAAATCGAGAAGGCCACTCAAGGTATCTACCCTCTCCAAAACGTCCACGTCCGCAAGGTCAAGTTGCTCAAGCAACCTAAGTTCGACCTCGGTGCTTTGTTGGCTCTCCACGGTGAGGGTGCTGGTTCTGAGGAGACCGGCAAGAAGGTTCCTAGAGAATTCAAGGATGTTGTTCTCGAGTCTGTttaa
- a CDS encoding NADPH dehydrogenase (XP_964639|NADPH dehydrogenase [Neurospora crassa OR74A]) translates to MDQNPQIWRRPPDNLLRSRSQGVWGVAPAAGGMSLSPDSNRDFSAAPFWTPLQQVPAGTLVKVPEGKKTPAVFKPLTIRGVTFQNRVFVAPMCQYSYEDGFISDWTLVAIGSYAVRGAGLSIIEATAVAPEGRISPQDAGLWKDEHIAPFKRVADFVHSQNQKIGVQIAHAGRLASTAAPWTGAKLVPHSEGGFDSVAPSEGKFSPQNSDPRELTIPEIKELVEKFKDAAVRAVKAGIDVIEIHAAHGVSIHTSHMKTCKRHSSTNLAI, encoded by the coding sequence ATGGATCAGAATCCCCAGATCTGGCGTCGTCCCCCCGAcaacctcctgcgaagcaggagccaaggggtctggggcgtagccccagccgccggaggcatgtccctTTCACCAGACTCTAACAGAGATTTTTCAGCGGCTCCTTTTTGGACGCCTCTTCAGCAAGTTCCAGCTGGTACCCTTGTCAAGGTTCCAGAGGGAAAGAAGACCCCAGCAGTTTTTAAGCCCTTGACTATCAGAGGGGTGACTTTCCAGAACAGAGTATTTGTCGCTCCTATGTGCCAATACTCGTACGAAGATGGATTTATTTCCGACTGGACTTTAGTGGCCATTGGTTCTTATGCCGTTCGTGGAGCCGGATTGTCTATTATCGAGGCTACCGCAGTCGCTCCTGAGGGCCGTATTTCTCCCCAGGATGCTGGTCTCTGGAAGGACGAGCACATCGCCCCTTTCAAGAGAGTTGCAGATTTTGTTCACagccagaaccagaagattGGTGTCCAGATTGCCCACGCCGGCCGTCTGGCATCTACAGCTGCTCCCTGGACTGGAGCCAAGCTTGTCCCTCACTCCGAGGGTGGTTTCGACTCAGTTGCTCCTTCTGAGGGCAAGTTCTCTCCTCAAAACTCCGATCCTCGTGAGCTGACTATCCCCGAGATCAAAGAGCTTGTCGAGAAGTTTAAGGACGCTGCAGTTAGAGCTGTCAAAGCTGGCATTGATGTCATTGAGATTCATGCTGCTCATGGCGTAAGTATACATACCAGCCACATGAAAACATGCAAGAGACACAGTTCAACTAACCTGGCTATTTAG